From Pyrenophora tritici-repentis strain M4 chromosome 1, whole genome shotgun sequence, the proteins below share one genomic window:
- a CDS encoding RhaT, Permease drug-metabolite transporter (DMT) superfamily produces the protein MSLPQTKSAWLMLAISSGACAAFNGVFAKLTTTELTASWSSSIALAFGLSASNKLVEYGIRSLFFGMNLLFNAIMWGLFTRALTLASSTVRVSIINTSANFIVTAVLSFFIFRESLPGLWWLGAAMLVAGSVIIGMREETEKKSVVATTGEAPLLDRDTDAGADGYRDEDEGEDTVELDSVKDTQADESSDDDGVLK, from the exons ATGTCTCTCCCACAAACAAAGTCGGCATGGTTGATGCTCGCCATTTCCAGCGGCGCATGCGCTGCCTTTAATGGCGTATTCGCAAAGCT CACGACAACAGAGCTCACAGCTTCGTGGTCGAGCTCCATAGCCCTAGCGTTCGGCCTAAGCGCCTCCAATAAGCTCGTCGAATACGGAATACGGAGT CTCTTCTTCGGCATGAACCTCCTCTTCAACGCCATAATGTGGGGTCTCTTCACTCGCGCCTTGACCCTCGCTTCTTCGACCGTGCGCGTCAGCATCATTAACACGTCGGCCAACTTCATCGTTACCGCAGTACTCAGCTTTTTCATCTTCAGGGAGAGTCTACCGGGGTTATGGTGGCTCGGCGCAGCCATGCTGGTAGCGGGCAGCGTCATCATTGGCATGAGGGAAGAGACGGAAAAGAAGAGCGTGGTAGCCACGACTGGCGAGGCCCCACTACTCGATCGCGACACCGACGCCGGTGCAGACGGCTACCGGGATGAAGACGAAGGCGAGGACACGGTCGAGCTTGATAGCGTAAAGGATACCCAGGCCGACGAGAGCAGTGATGACGATGGTGTGTTGAAGTAG
- a CDS encoding TOA2, Transcription initiation factor IIA, gamma subunit, with amino-acid sequence MATDNTKYYELYRRSSLGGSLTDTLDNLITERRIEPQLAMKILLNFDRAVADVLSEKVKSRLTFKGHLDTYRFCDDVWTFIIKDINFKLDNTHTIHADRVKIVSCNAKRPGET; translated from the exons ATGGCCACGGATAACACCAAGTACTACGAGCTCTACCGCCGAAGCAG TCTGGGCGGGTCCCTTACAGACACGCTGGACAACCTCATTACCGAGCGCCGGATTGAGCCTCAGCTCGCCATGAAGATCCTCCTCAACTTTGATCGAGCCGTTGCCGATGTACTTTCGGAGAAGGTCAAATCGCGCCTGACGTTCAAG GGACATCTCGATACCTACCGTTTCTGTGACGACGTTTGGACGTTTATCATCAAGGATATCAACTTTAAGCTGGATAATACCCACACAATTCACGCCGACCGGGTCAAGATTGTCAGCTGCAACGCGAAGCGTCCCGGCGAGACATAG
- a CDS encoding AtpE, F0F1-type ATP synthase, subunit c-Archaeal-vacuolar-type H+-ATPase, subunit K, whose protein sequence is MSLSYGTGGATAALAVVGLYMLFNDEGEAFNVGAFLETVSPYTFASIGIALCIGLSVVGSAWGIWTTGVSILGGGVKAPRIRTKNLISIIFCEVVAIYGVIMAIIFSSKMNQLGDAELLYSGSNYFTGYALFWAGITVGMCNLICGVCVGINGSSAALADAADPALFVKILTIEIFAAILGLFGLIIGLLMQSNAKDFE, encoded by the exons ATGTCTCTTTCTTACGGAACGGGCGGTGCGACCGCCGCCCTCGCTGTGGTTGGCCTGT ACATGCTCTTCAACGACGAAGGAGAAGCTTTCAAC GTCGGCGCCTTCCTCGAAACCGTATCACCATACACGTTTGCTAGTATCGGAATCGCGCTATGCATCGGTCTCTCCGTCGTAGGATCCGCATG GGGTATCTGGACAACCGGTGTGTCCATCCTCGGCGGAGGTGTCAAGGCACCACGGATACGAACTAAGAACTTGATctccatcatcttctgcgAAGTTGTCGCCATCTACGGCGTCATCATGGCCATCATCTTCTCCTCCAAGATGAACCAGCTCGGAGACGCTGAGCTGCTCTACTCTGGCTCAAACTACTTTACCGGATATGCGCTGTTCTGGGCTGGAATCACCGTGGGCATGTGCAACTTGATCTGTGGTGTGTGTGTGGGTATCAACGGAAGCAGCGCTGCCTTGGCCGACGCTGCGGACCCTGCACT CTTCGTCAAGATTCTGACTATCGAAATCTTCGCTGCCATTCTCGGTTTGTTCGGTCTCATCATTGGTCTGCTCATGCAAAGCAACGCAAAGGACTTTGAGTGA
- a CDS encoding MoeA, Molybdopterin biosynthesis enzyme, whose amino-acid sequence MSTISSKLKAAILIVSETAAQDPSTDKCIPILKHVFGSLGNDQWEVSETEIVPDNSLTIQKTIRNWSDSADPMNLIVTSGGTGFATKDVTPEAVTPLIDRHAPGLVHGMLTTSYAITPFALMARPVAGLRKQTLILTLPGSPKGAKENLEAVLKLLPHACIQAAGAESRPLHVGGVKKLEKDAGVTPSGASVGTTCGHNHGHSHGHGSHTAPRAHTKPEERPQSNDPSAGPTQRYRSSPYPMLAVEDALNVIKEQTPAPIVEKVPVDMRIGGSVLAEDVKATESVPAFRASIVDGYAVKIPSSGKFQKGVYPVSIISHAQAGEVAELKEGEIARITTGAPLPPGADAVIMVEDTVLKSLTEDGHEEKEIEILTDEIKPNENVREVGSDVKEGETILKKGEGVTVVGGEFGLLASVGTREVSVYRRPLIGVLSTGDEIIQHNREGPLHLGEVRDTNRPTIITAARSHRFEVIDLGIVSDKPGTLEQTLRDAFRKCDVIITSGGVSMGELDLLKPTIERSLGGTIHFGRVNMKPGKPTTFATVPVKDNAGNHVTKSIFSLPGNPASAVVCFHLFVLPALHQQAGIKPVGLPRVTVVLEEDIRMDKGRPEYHRALVVTKEDGLLYASSTGGQRSSRIGSFRGANALLCMPQGDGSIKKGEKVIALLMGKLGELER is encoded by the exons ATGAGTACCATTAGTTCCAAGCTAAAGGCAGCGATCTTGATTGTTTCCGAGACTGCCGCTCAAGACCCTTCAACTGATAAATGCATACCGATTCTCAAACATGTCTTCGGCAGTCTCGGCAACGACCAATGGGAAGTCAGCGAGACCGAGATCGTACCCGACAACAGCCTCACGATACAGAAGACCATAAGAAACTGGTCAGATAGTGCCGACCCCATGAATTTGATTGTTACAAGTGGTGGAACTGGATTTGCAACAAAGGATGTCACTCCGGAG GCAGTCACACCCCTGATTGACAGGCATGCTCCAGGTCTTGT CCATGGCATGCTCACAACTTCATACGCAATAACACCTT TTGCACTCATGGCAAGACCCGTTGCTGGTCTTCGAAAACAGACTCTGATCTTGACTTTGCCTGGATCACCCAAAGGCGCGAAGGAAAACCTGGAGGCAGTGCTCAAGCTCTTACCCCATGCATGTATCCAAGCGGCAGGTGCCGAATCCAGGCCACTGCATGTCGGGGGAGTAAAGAAACTCGAAAAGGATGCAGGTGTCACGCCTAGTGGTGCGAGTGTAGGTACCACCTGCGGACATAACCATGGTCATTCTCACGGCCATGGTAGCCATACAGCACCAAGAGCACACACGAAACCGGAAGAGCGTCCGCAGTCAAACGACCCTTCAGCAGGGCCAACACAAAGATACCGATCTTCTCCCTATCCTATGTTGGCTGTTGAAGATGCTCTAAACGTCATTAAAGAGCAAACGCCGGCTCCTATTGTGGAAAAGGTACCAGTTGACATGAGGATAGGCGGCTCTGTTCTTGCTGAAGATGTCAAAGCGACTGAGTCCGTCCCAGCTTTCAGAGCAAGCATTGTCGACGGTTATGCTGTCAAGATCCCATCTTCTGGTAAATTCCAAAAGGGCGTATACCCTGTATCTATCATCTCACACGCCCAAGCTGGAGAGGTCGCAGAGTTGAAGGAAGGAGAGATTGCGCGTATCACTACCGGTGCACCGCTTCCCCCTGGTGCTGATGCGGTGATCATGGTCGAGGACACTGTGCTGAAGAGCTTGACAGAAGATGGTCACGAAGAGAAGGAAATTGAGATCCTTACAGATGAGATCAAACCAAACGAGAACGTCCGTGAAGTGGGTAGCGATGTCAAAGAAGGGGAAACTATCCTGAAGAAGGGCGAAGGCGTCACAGTTGTGGGTGGTGAATTTGGGCTTCTCGCTTCTGTGGGCACGCGGGAAGTGTCTGTATACAGAAGACCTCTTATTGGTGTTCTGAGCACTGGAGACGAGATCATCCAGCATAACAGAGAAGGTCCACTGCATCTGGGGGAGGTGCGCGATACAAATCGTCCAACAATCATCACCGCTGCCCGTAGTCACAGATTCGAAGTCATCGATCTCGGAATCGTCTCGGATAA GCCCGGTACCCTCGAACAAACCCTCCGTGACGCCTTCCGCAAATGCGACGTAATCATAACCTCTGGCGGCGTCTCTATGGGCGAACTCGACCTCCTCAAACCCACCATCGAGCGCTCCCTTGGCGGAACAATCCACTTTGGCCGCGTAAACATGAAACCTGGGAAACCCACCACCTTTGCCACCGTCCCCGTCAAAGACAACGCCGGCAACCACGTCACCAAGAGCATCTTCTCGCTCCCCGGTAACCCTGCGTCGGCAGTCGTGTGCTTCCATCTTTTCGTCTTACCTGCGCTGCATCAGCAGGCTGGTATCAAACCCGTTGGATTGCCGCGGGTGACGGTAGTGTTGGAAGAGGATATCAGAATGGACAAGGGAAGACCAGAGTACCATCGTGCGCTTGTTGTGACAAAGGAGGATGGGCTACTGTATGCCAGTTCAACGGGTGGTCAGCGAAGTAGTCGCATTGGTAGTTTCAGAGGCGCCAACGCGCTGCTTTGTATGCCGCAGGGTGATGGTAGTATAAAGAAGGGCGAGAAGGTTATTGCACTTCTCATGGGGAAGCTGGGAGAGCTGGAACGTTGA